The genome window TGTagctaaaatattaatgtaacttTTATTATATCTGTAGTAGCGCAATATGTCTAATTCTGAATATAGACCACCCAGAGAGCCACTTAAAAACACACAAAATAATTCATCACAATTGGCCCAGTGGCCTAGAAGTTCAAAAGCACGTACTGAAGATTTATGTAACTTATAACATAGCTAAGTAATACCTAACCTAAGtttgaagttatttttatttatctctatcttttTAATAATGGTTTGCTTTACCTCTTGCTATTTACTAATCTTTTCATCTGTTTCATCGATGCCCTCTGTCACCGTAGATGATAAAACGGCTTCTAGTTGTAATGGTTTCTCATCGATATGATGGTCTTTATCTTCCTGCGCTGAGGATGGTTCGTTCACTGTACCCTCAGGGACTTTATCGTTCGTTTCGTTATTATTCCCTTGTTCTGGTTTCGGTAATGCTTCCGTCGACTGAGAGGCTATATTATCATCGGGTTTGGGTAGCGTGTTGTAACTTCTACATTCCCCGGTTAGATCGGTATCGTAAATATTGCACGTAACATTGGAACATCCGAATTTATCGCAACGCATTGTTGTGCAAGTTTGGTCGTTGCACCATACTGTTACGTTATGTTTTCCTATCTCAATGTTAAACGGTTCATTAGTTGGAGATCCAGTCGACGGATCGCCAAGATCAAAATCCGGAGCCCCGTAACTCCACCACGTGaacggatacgatatccaaccCCAGAGTGTGGAAGCGACCCCGCGACCCTCATTTAAATTATCTGTAAGCGGAGGCACAGtttcagaaaaaataaaaataaatgattatttatcataataatattaacataatgtGTAGGTACTTACGTTTTATAGGTGAAGCAGATGATATAGTCACtgagcacaaaaaaagaaaaggCACAAAGAGTAACTTGGAATTCAACATTATGGCAGGCAATATAAGTAACACTACGTCGCTTAATGTTTAAACAGTCCCGTCTCAGCCTTTTATAAGTACCCAGT of Leptidea sinapis chromosome 38, ilLepSina1.1, whole genome shotgun sequence contains these proteins:
- the LOC126975949 gene encoding uncharacterized protein LOC126975949, translated to MLNSKLLFVPFLFLCSVTISSASPIKHNLNEGRGVASTLWGWISYPFTWWSYGAPDFDLGDPSTGSPTNEPFNIEIGKHNVTVWCNDQTCTTMRCDKFGCSNVTCNIYDTDLTGECRSYNTLPKPDDNIASQSTEALPKPEQGNNNETNDKVPEGTVNEPSSAQEDKDHHIDEKPLQLEAVLSSTVTEGIDETDEKISK